One segment of Panicum virgatum strain AP13 chromosome 1K, P.virgatum_v5, whole genome shotgun sequence DNA contains the following:
- the LOC120643653 gene encoding nuclear transcription factor Y subunit A-4-like isoform X6: protein MLLPSSSSSSASKGNSLRKTVIDNMRSTLSFENKQPLFASQAIDYGQPIACISYPYNDSGSGGVWAAYGSRTSSSTVFHPQIAGGGTSARIPLPLELAENEPIYVNPKQYHGILRRRQFRAKLEAQNKLVKARKPYLHESRHLHAMKRARGSGGRFLNTKQLQQQPRNASTRSTTNGTASSSGSTHLRLGGGTARDQTMLAPKAMPSQYNSKKAVSSAPGFTVTPMLHRDDTFFQHPSHHLSFSGHFGQASAQAGMHNGTQQRVPVMR from the exons GTAACTCCTTGAGGAAAACAGTTATTGATAACATGAGATCAACTTTAAGTTTTGAGAATAAGCAACCTCTATTTGCAAGTCAAGCCATTGACTATGGTCAGCCAATA GCTTGCATTTCATACCCATACAATGATTCTGGCTCAGGAGGTGTTTGGGCAGCCTATGGGTCACGCACCAGTTCTTCCACTGTG TTTCATCCCCAAATTGCTGGCGGGGGGACATCTGCAAGAATTCCCTTGCCTTTGGAATTAGCAGAGAACGAGCCCATATATGTGAATCCGAAACAATATCACGGTATACTTCGCAGAAGACAGTTCCGTGCTAAGTTAGAGGCTCAGAACAAGCTAGTCAAAGCACGAAAG CCTTACCTTCATGAGTCTCGGCATCTTCATGCAATGAAGAGGGCAAGAGGTTCGGGTGGACGATTCCTCAATACTAAAcagctccagcagcagcctcgCAATGCCTCCACCAGGTCCACCACAAATGGCACAGCAAGCTCCTCAGGTTCAACTCATCTACGGCTTGGTGGAGGCACAGCTAGAGATCAAACTATGTTGGCACCCAAAGCAATGCCCTCACAATACAATAGCAAGAAGGCTGTTTCTTCAGCTCCTGGCTTCACCGTGACTCCAATGTTGCACAGAGATGACACCTTCTTCCAGCACCCAAGCCATCATCTCAGCTTCTCTGGCCATTTTGGGCAGGCAAGCGCGCAAGCCGGCATGCATAATGGGACTCAGCAAAGGGTTCCAGTTATGAGATGA
- the LOC120643653 gene encoding nuclear transcription factor Y subunit A-4-like isoform X5 encodes MLLPSSSSSSASKGNSLRKTVIDNMRSTLSFENKQPLFASQAIDYGQPIACISYPYNDSGSGGVWAAYGSRTSSSTVLYIKQFHPQIAGGGTSARIPLPLELAENEPIYVNPKQYHGILRRRQFRAKLEAQNKLVKARKPYLHESRHLHAMKRARGSGGRFLNTKQLQQQPRNASTRSTTNGTASSSGSTHLRLGGGTARDQTMLAPKAMPSQYNSKKAVSSAPGFTVTPMLHRDDTFFQHPSHHLSFSGHFGQASAQAGMHNGTQQRVPVMR; translated from the exons GTAACTCCTTGAGGAAAACAGTTATTGATAACATGAGATCAACTTTAAGTTTTGAGAATAAGCAACCTCTATTTGCAAGTCAAGCCATTGACTATGGTCAGCCAATA GCTTGCATTTCATACCCATACAATGATTCTGGCTCAGGAGGTGTTTGGGCAGCCTATGGGTCACGCACCAGTTCTTCCACTGTG TTGTATATAAAGCAGTTTCATCCCCAAATTGCTGGCGGGGGGACATCTGCAAGAATTCCCTTGCCTTTGGAATTAGCAGAGAACGAGCCCATATATGTGAATCCGAAACAATATCACGGTATACTTCGCAGAAGACAGTTCCGTGCTAAGTTAGAGGCTCAGAACAAGCTAGTCAAAGCACGAAAG CCTTACCTTCATGAGTCTCGGCATCTTCATGCAATGAAGAGGGCAAGAGGTTCGGGTGGACGATTCCTCAATACTAAAcagctccagcagcagcctcgCAATGCCTCCACCAGGTCCACCACAAATGGCACAGCAAGCTCCTCAGGTTCAACTCATCTACGGCTTGGTGGAGGCACAGCTAGAGATCAAACTATGTTGGCACCCAAAGCAATGCCCTCACAATACAATAGCAAGAAGGCTGTTTCTTCAGCTCCTGGCTTCACCGTGACTCCAATGTTGCACAGAGATGACACCTTCTTCCAGCACCCAAGCCATCATCTCAGCTTCTCTGGCCATTTTGGGCAGGCAAGCGCGCAAGCCGGCATGCATAATGGGACTCAGCAAAGGGTTCCAGTTATGAGATGA